The window AGGAGAGCACACCTgacctccagccagccagcccttCAGGGTGTCTCGGGGGCTCCCAGAGATCTGGGGCTTGGTGGGGAGAGTGGGGTTTGGAGGGGGTACTCCAGGGAGCCTCCGTGGCTCTGGAACTAGGATGGCGACTTTCGGAGAATGAGATCTGAAGAGGCAGACCTCTTTGGGGCAGGGTGAGGTCTGGGCTTCTGAGAGGCAGTGGCCTGTTTTGGTGCCTGAGGTGGAGGCCTGGAACATCTGGTGGAGTTTGATGATTGAAGACCTGCAGACCGGAGGCTCCCGGTCTGGGAGGGTGTGGCTGGGGTTGCATCTGCCTGGGCCCGAGCCACTGGGTCTCGAGCTACTGGAGCCGGAGATGTCCTTGATTGATACCCACAGGCCTGAGCAGCCTCGCCCTGAGGCCCTGCTTCCTCTGGCCTTCTTTCTGGCAACAGATGCAAGGCCCTGGCCTGGCCCCGAGGCAGGCGGAGGCCGAAGCCAATGCCTATGCGGAGTGGCCTGGATtcctggccctgcccacaggGCAGTAGTTGGGGAAAGGCAAGCAGCCGGGGTCCAGTCTTGTACCTGGGGATGGGGCAAGAGGGGGTGCGGGGCCGGAGGCACACCAGACATATAGGATACTCCACGACTGGGGCCTGGCCGGTTGTGCCTAGCCACAGGTGCTGCAAAAGCAGTAGCCGCAGGTCGTGTGCGATTCGGCGGTGCCCCACATGGGCcaccagggcctgggccagggccccTGGGTCCCTGAACTCCGCAGGGTCCGTCTCGCTTGCCACACACCCTCCCAACACCCCAGGGGACCCAGTGTCCCTGTACTGATGCCAGTGCCATGTCTGGCTGTTAGAGTGGACTCTATGAGAAGGTAGGCTGGGGCTTGGAGAAGTGAGCGTGGAGATAGGTAGGTCTTCAGGGTGTGGGGGGCACTGGAAAGGTGAGTAGAGGAGGGGGGAGTTctgaggctgggagggagaagaggagatggtgagaggaggagaggggtgaTGCTGGTGGTGGTGTTGCTGGTGGTGTTTTGAGGGAGAGGAGGAACGTTGAAGGGAGTGAGAG of the Lemur catta isolate mLemCat1 chromosome 4, mLemCat1.pri, whole genome shotgun sequence genome contains:
- the PRR30 gene encoding proline-rich protein 30, whose product is MLPRNKDQVLLQNTVPPGHPPQGLSQLVDSSSPNLQPLFPQQLPHPSRTPFSSSARSHRPFSPPPQSCSPGFQFYSSDSNSDFGTHHDFSSLPSSCTFYHQNFLSHSLQRSSSPSKHHQQHHHQHHPSPPLTISSSPSQPQNSPLLYSPFQCPPHPEDLPISTLTSPSPSLPSHRVHSNSQTWHWHQYRDTGSPGVLGGCVASETDPAEFRDPGALAQALVAHVGHRRIAHDLRLLLLQHLWLGTTGQAPVVEYPICLVCLRPRTPSCPIPRYKTGPRLLAFPQLLPCGQGQESRPLRIGIGFGLRLPRGQARALHLLPERRPEEAGPQGEAAQACGYQSRTSPAPVARDPVARAQADATPATPSQTGSLRSAGLQSSNSTRCSRPPPQAPKQATASQKPRPHPAPKRSASSDLILRKSPS